From one uncultured Bacteroides sp. genomic stretch:
- a CDS encoding DUF3805 domain-containing protein, whose product MTKKSNKFISPGAWFSLFYPSDWNEFEDGEGSFLFYNPDSWTGNFRVSAFKAEAKLPNAMVYGKQSVTQELKDNSSASLVNVGSLECAYYKQMFQEEGTYYTTHFWVTGIDNIAFECSFTVPRGGETKEAEDIITSLAVRQDGVKYPAELIPIRLSEIYQVNEGYDWAASTVKKLLKKDFQGVEEDLPKLQQAMDSGGFSQSQRDAWVSFGITICTILYNEVDGVEWRTLIDGNREIPVLQYRETDTIIDPMQLVWSRVKAGKHCDAAEEYENIMQKIGR is encoded by the coding sequence ATGACAAAAAAAAGCAATAAGTTTATTTCGCCGGGTGCTTGGTTTTCTTTGTTTTATCCTTCGGATTGGAATGAATTTGAAGATGGTGAAGGAAGCTTCCTTTTTTATAATCCGGATAGTTGGACGGGCAATTTTCGTGTCTCTGCCTTTAAGGCCGAGGCTAAACTACCGAATGCCATGGTCTATGGCAAACAATCTGTGACACAAGAATTAAAAGATAACTCATCGGCCTCGTTGGTTAATGTTGGTTCTTTGGAGTGCGCCTACTACAAACAGATGTTTCAGGAGGAAGGCACTTATTATACAACTCACTTTTGGGTTACCGGCATAGATAATATAGCCTTCGAATGTAGTTTTACCGTTCCTAGAGGGGGGGAGACGAAAGAAGCGGAAGATATTATTACTTCATTGGCTGTAAGGCAGGACGGTGTGAAATATCCGGCAGAGCTTATTCCTATCCGGCTTTCTGAAATATATCAGGTTAATGAAGGATACGACTGGGCCGCATCAACGGTCAAAAAGCTATTAAAGAAAGATTTCCAGGGAGTAGAAGAAGACTTGCCCAAGTTGCAACAAGCAATGGATAGCGGTGGGTTTTCTCAAAGCCAACGCGATGCCTGGGTGTCTTTCGGCATAACTATTTGTACCATTCTCTACAATGAAGTAGACGGAGTTGAATGGAGAACTCTGATTGATGGCAATCGGGAAATTCCGGTATTGCAATACCGTGAAACAGATACGATAATCGATCCGATGCAATTGGTCTGGAGTCGGGTGAAAGCAGGCAAACATTGTGATGCTGCTGAAGAATACGAAAATATAATGCAGAAAATCGGTAGATAA
- a CDS encoding ABC-F family ATP-binding cassette domain-containing protein, producing MVSYLQIDGLTKSFGDLILFENISFGIAEGQRIGLIAKNGAGKTTLLNIISGKEGYDGGNVVFRRDLRVAYLEQDPQYPGELTVLEACFHKGNSTVELIKEYERCMEKEGPLGLEELLIRMEHEKAWDYERKAKQILSQLKIQNFNQPIKHLSGGQLKRVALANTLITEPDLLILDEPTNHLDLDMTEWLEEYLQRTNISLLMVTHDRYFLDRVCSEIVEIENRQLYQYKGNYSYYLEKRQERIDATNTEMDRANNLYRTELDWMRRMPQARGHKAKYREDAFYELEKVAKQRFNNDNVKLEVKASYIGSKIFEADHLRKSFGELKILDDFSYVFARYEKMGVVGNNGTGKSTFIKILMGEVQPDGGTLDVGETVRFGYYSQDGLQFDDQMKVIDVIQDVAEVIELGNGKNLTASQFLQHFLFTPETQHSYVYKLSGGERRRLYLCTVLMRNPNFLVLDEPTNDLDIITLNVLEEYLQNFKGCVIVVSHDRYFMDKVVDHLMVFNGGGDIRDFPGNYSDYRDWKEAREQKEKEADKPQEEKTGRIRLNDKRKISFKEKRELEQLEKDIAALEEEKAKIEDELCSGTLSVEELTGKSKRLPEVNNLIDEKTMRWLELSEIES from the coding sequence ATGGTAAGTTACTTACAGATAGATGGTCTTACTAAATCATTTGGAGACCTGATTCTTTTTGAAAATATATCTTTTGGCATCGCAGAAGGACAGCGCATCGGGCTGATAGCCAAAAACGGTGCCGGAAAAACTACGTTGCTGAACATTATATCCGGTAAAGAAGGATATGATGGGGGGAATGTTGTTTTCCGTCGCGATCTTCGTGTGGCTTATTTGGAGCAAGATCCTCAGTATCCCGGCGAACTGACTGTATTGGAGGCTTGCTTTCATAAAGGAAACAGTACGGTAGAGCTTATTAAGGAATATGAACGCTGCATGGAAAAGGAAGGACCTCTGGGTTTGGAAGAGCTTCTTATTCGCATGGAGCACGAAAAGGCATGGGATTATGAGCGCAAAGCAAAACAAATTCTTTCTCAGCTAAAGATTCAGAACTTTAATCAGCCGATAAAACATCTTTCCGGAGGGCAATTGAAGCGGGTGGCATTGGCTAATACGTTAATTACTGAACCCGACTTATTGATCTTGGATGAGCCGACCAATCATCTTGATCTGGATATGACCGAATGGCTTGAAGAATACCTGCAACGTACCAATATAAGTTTGTTAATGGTAACGCATGACCGGTATTTCCTAGATCGTGTATGTTCGGAAATTGTTGAAATAGAAAACAGACAGCTTTATCAGTACAAGGGGAACTATAGTTATTACCTTGAAAAGCGCCAGGAAAGGATTGATGCGACCAATACCGAAATGGATCGGGCCAACAACTTGTATCGCACGGAGCTGGATTGGATGCGGCGTATGCCACAGGCACGCGGACACAAAGCGAAGTATAGGGAAGATGCTTTCTATGAGTTGGAGAAAGTGGCTAAGCAACGATTTAACAACGATAATGTGAAGTTGGAGGTGAAGGCTTCTTATATAGGTTCAAAGATATTTGAAGCCGACCATTTGCGTAAGAGCTTTGGCGAGTTAAAGATACTGGATGATTTCTCGTATGTTTTTGCTCGTTACGAAAAGATGGGTGTTGTGGGCAATAACGGTACCGGCAAATCCACTTTTATTAAAATATTAATGGGCGAAGTGCAACCCGATGGCGGTACGCTGGATGTTGGAGAAACAGTACGTTTCGGATACTACTCGCAAGATGGATTGCAGTTCGATGATCAGATGAAGGTGATAGATGTGATACAAGATGTTGCCGAAGTCATTGAATTAGGTAATGGTAAAAATCTTACTGCCTCACAGTTTTTGCAGCATTTCCTTTTTACCCCCGAAACGCAACACAGCTATGTATATAAACTAAGTGGAGGAGAACGCAGGCGTTTGTACCTCTGCACGGTATTGATGCGTAATCCGAATTTCTTGGTGCTCGACGAACCTACGAACGACTTGGATATTATTACTTTGAATGTGCTCGAAGAATACCTGCAGAACTTCAAAGGATGTGTCATTGTTGTATCGCACGACCGCTATTTTATGGATAAAGTGGTAGATCACCTGATGGTCTTTAACGGCGGAGGAGACATTCGCGATTTCCCCGGTAATTATAGTGATTATCGTGACTGGAAAGAAGCTCGTGAGCAGAAAGAGAAGGAAGCTGATAAACCTCAGGAGGAGAAAACAGGGCGCATTCGTTTGAATGATAAACGAAAGATTAGTTTTAAGGAAAAGCGTGAATTAGAACAACTGGAAAAAGATATTGCTGCACTTGAAGAGGAAAAAGCGAAAATCGAAGATGAGCTGTGCAGTGGAACTCTGTCTGTGGAAGAACTTACCGGAAAGTCGAAAAGACTTCCGGAGGTGAATAATTTAATTGATGAGAAAACAATGCGCTGGCTTGAATTAAGTGAAATCGAATCATGA
- a CDS encoding response regulator transcription factor — MNDYRILVVDDEEDLCEILKFNLENEGYEVDTANSAEEALKMDISSYHLLLLDVMMGEISGFKMANMLKKEKKTANVPIIFITAKDTENDTVTGFNLGADDYISKPFSLREVIARVKAVLKRTSTTETEKLPERINYQSLVIDITKKKVSIGDEEISLTKKEFEILLLLLQNKGRVFSREDILGRIWSDEVYVLDRTIDVNITRLRKKIGMYGKRIVTRLGYGYCFETE, encoded by the coding sequence ATGAATGATTACCGTATTTTAGTTGTAGACGACGAAGAAGATCTTTGCGAGATTTTAAAGTTTAACCTCGAAAACGAGGGCTATGAAGTAGACACAGCCAATTCGGCTGAGGAGGCTCTGAAAATGGACATAAGCAGCTACCATTTATTACTTCTTGATGTGATGATGGGAGAAATTTCGGGTTTCAAGATGGCTAATATGCTAAAAAAAGAAAAGAAAACCGCAAATGTACCTATCATATTTATCACGGCCAAAGATACTGAGAATGATACAGTGACAGGGTTTAACCTAGGAGCCGACGATTACATCTCTAAGCCTTTTTCGCTAAGAGAGGTTATTGCCAGAGTCAAAGCTGTATTGAAACGTACTAGCACAACAGAGACTGAGAAACTACCTGAACGTATCAACTATCAATCTTTGGTAATAGATATTACAAAGAAAAAAGTAAGCATCGGTGACGAAGAAATTTCCCTAACTAAAAAGGAATTTGAGATATTGCTCCTTCTCCTTCAAAATAAAGGGCGCGTGTTTTCGCGCGAAGACATATTAGGGCGCATCTGGAGTGATGAAGTTTATGTGCTCGACCGTACCATTGACGTAAATATTACCCGTTTACGGAAAAAAATCGGAATGTACGGCAAACGTATCGTAACCCGTCTGGGATATGGCTATTGCTTCGAAACCGAATAG
- a CDS encoding TonB-dependent receptor, whose protein sequence is MINILQAPTYRAPGGAVVEKYQNGYLSKGDVSYQYISTNVMSNMHKTFGNLDFNLLLGTTTEATRTNNVTRWGYDFVAEDVIGFSNIASANQYLRDNTTRKRMVGAYGELRASYKNIVYLTATGRNDWSSTLPVENRSYFYPSVSGSFVFTELLPKNNILSFGKIRASWAQVGKDADPYSTSFYMWPVATVNGGKLAMGNSWTGGSLNLKPEIQDSYEFGTELRFLNGRLGIDYTYYYSKTKDQLCAPRLAQSTGYIFLTLNGGSVINKGMELSITGKPIVTRDFEWEATLNLSGNRGRLGDFIDGVDVFYVTDAQIGAAKAGSIPNGGYFLGLTGNKWLTQKGEDGADHYLVDEATGLYKDSQVETNIVGNREPTMIGGFNNSLTYKNFNLSFLLDLRLGGDIYNGTEYYLASKGLSTKTLDRESVTVSGISSKTGEAISYTYDADKTYTVNGAQKSGKYMIQQYWDNYGKNAENFITKTNWIRLRSISLSYDFKDLLKRQSVVKGLSATITGDNLFLITNYKGLDPETCVAGSGTGGSGSAGIDYCGVPATAGMSFGINVTF, encoded by the coding sequence TTGATAAATATACTACAAGCGCCTACTTACCGTGCTCCGGGTGGTGCCGTTGTTGAAAAGTATCAAAATGGTTATTTAAGTAAGGGGGATGTTAGTTATCAGTACATTAGTACCAATGTGATGTCTAATATGCACAAAACATTTGGAAACCTAGATTTTAATTTACTACTTGGCACAACGACAGAGGCTACAAGAACGAACAATGTAACTCGTTGGGGATATGACTTTGTAGCAGAAGACGTTATAGGTTTTAGTAATATTGCATCCGCTAATCAGTATTTAAGAGATAATACCACCCGCAAGCGTATGGTTGGAGCTTACGGTGAACTTCGAGCTTCTTATAAGAATATAGTGTACTTAACAGCTACGGGGCGTAACGATTGGTCATCTACATTACCGGTAGAAAATCGTTCGTATTTTTATCCATCTGTGTCGGGTAGCTTTGTCTTTACTGAATTGTTGCCTAAAAACAATATACTTTCATTTGGTAAGATTCGTGCTTCATGGGCTCAGGTAGGAAAAGATGCTGACCCGTATTCTACAAGTTTCTATATGTGGCCTGTTGCCACGGTGAATGGCGGTAAACTTGCAATGGGAAACAGTTGGACTGGTGGTAGTCTTAATTTGAAGCCTGAGATTCAGGATTCCTATGAATTTGGTACTGAATTAAGATTTTTGAATGGACGTTTAGGCATTGATTATACTTATTATTATAGTAAGACTAAAGATCAGTTGTGTGCTCCTCGTTTGGCTCAATCAACTGGTTATATTTTTCTTACTCTGAATGGAGGTTCAGTTATCAACAAAGGCATGGAACTTTCTATAACAGGAAAACCTATTGTCACTAGAGATTTTGAATGGGAAGCGACGCTGAATCTTTCAGGTAACCGTGGCCGTTTAGGTGACTTTATTGATGGCGTAGATGTTTTCTATGTTACGGATGCACAAATAGGTGCGGCAAAAGCGGGCTCTATTCCCAATGGAGGTTATTTTCTGGGCCTGACAGGAAATAAATGGTTAACACAAAAAGGTGAAGATGGTGCAGATCATTATCTCGTAGATGAAGCAACAGGATTATATAAGGATTCTCAGGTAGAAACAAATATTGTTGGAAACCGTGAGCCGACTATGATAGGAGGTTTTAATAATAGCTTGACTTATAAAAATTTCAATCTCTCGTTTTTGCTTGATCTGAGATTGGGTGGAGATATCTATAATGGAACCGAATATTACTTGGCTTCAAAAGGGCTGAGTACTAAAACATTGGATCGTGAGTCGGTAACCGTTAGTGGGATATCCAGCAAGACGGGTGAAGCTATTTCTTACACATACGACGCTGACAAAACATATACTGTTAATGGTGCGCAAAAATCGGGTAAGTATATGATACAGCAATATTGGGATAATTATGGTAAAAATGCTGAGAATTTTATAACTAAGACCAATTGGATAAGACTTCGCTCAATTTCTCTGTCTTATGACTTTAAAGATTTACTGAAACGGCAGAGTGTGGTTAAAGGTCTCAGCGCTACTATTACCGGAGATAATCTGTTTCTTATAACCAATTACAAGGGCTTGGATCCTGAAACTTGCGTTGCCGGTTCTGGAACCGGAGGTTCTGGTTCTGCCGGCATTGACTATTGTGGAGTGCCTGCTACGGCTGGTATGTCATTCGGTATTAATGTGACATTCTAA
- a CDS encoding SusC/RagA family TonB-linked outer membrane protein has protein sequence MKRNYCLSFGLVCLLGLAMPFPVNAAGDLGVLSSQSIQQAKKIAGTVVDSKGEPIIGASILVKGTSNGTITDVDGQFSLNALSGATLVVSYVGYTKKEVAVKTSAVYEIVLTEDAQALSEVVVTAMGIKKEKKALGYAVSDINSEELLKNKQTNVVNSLAGKIPGVNITQAGGAAGAGSNIVIRGGNSASESRDNQPLFVVDGIIYDNSTVNGGNSGTDGVTKTSTTFGNRVMDINPEDIENMSVLKGAAAAALYGSRAANGVVIITTKKGKEGSVRVNVSSKYAYSWANKLPEIQGVYGRGFYNEAGSFSDWTTDSWGDKIEGTAYDNVGNFFQGSNVFDNSVNVSGGTKNGSFYLSASNFDQSGIVPTTSYNKTTFRFNAEQKYGILTVGANVSYSQADTKKTLTSAGLYGQGGNGAMTALYGWSRSDDMKHYLNDDGTKYRIFDGRQELADDVENPYWILNRNKMTDGTSRLTGSVNAGLKLADWWDISARVGLDKYTTSAYLPCSGWCRC, from the coding sequence ATGAAAAGAAATTATTGCTTATCATTTGGTCTTGTTTGTCTCTTGGGACTTGCTATGCCTTTTCCGGTAAATGCCGCCGGTGATTTGGGTGTGCTAAGTTCTCAAAGTATTCAACAGGCTAAGAAAATTGCAGGAACAGTTGTTGACTCCAAGGGAGAGCCTATTATTGGTGCCAGTATATTGGTGAAAGGTACAAGTAATGGTACTATTACCGATGTTGATGGTCAATTTTCATTAAATGCCTTATCGGGAGCGACTTTGGTTGTTTCTTATGTGGGTTATACGAAGAAAGAAGTTGCAGTGAAAACATCTGCAGTTTATGAAATTGTGTTGACAGAAGATGCTCAGGCTCTTAGCGAAGTGGTGGTTACAGCCATGGGCATCAAAAAGGAAAAGAAAGCATTGGGATATGCGGTTTCTGATATAAATTCAGAAGAATTATTGAAGAATAAGCAAACAAATGTTGTGAATTCTTTGGCTGGTAAAATTCCCGGTGTAAATATTACACAAGCGGGCGGTGCTGCCGGTGCTGGCTCTAATATTGTTATTCGCGGTGGTAACTCGGCTAGTGAATCTCGGGATAATCAACCTTTGTTTGTTGTCGATGGCATAATTTATGATAATTCAACTGTTAACGGGGGAAACTCAGGAACAGATGGGGTTACTAAAACAAGTACTACTTTTGGTAATCGTGTAATGGATATTAATCCAGAGGATATTGAAAATATGTCTGTGTTGAAAGGGGCTGCCGCTGCCGCTTTATATGGATCGCGTGCAGCAAATGGTGTTGTCATTATTACTACAAAAAAAGGCAAGGAAGGATCTGTTCGTGTAAACGTAAGTAGCAAATATGCATATTCATGGGCAAACAAACTTCCCGAAATTCAAGGAGTTTATGGTCGCGGATTTTATAATGAAGCCGGTTCCTTTAGTGATTGGACCACAGACTCATGGGGAGATAAAATAGAAGGAACCGCTTATGATAATGTGGGGAACTTCTTCCAAGGTAGCAATGTTTTTGATAATAGTGTAAATGTATCTGGAGGTACAAAGAATGGTTCTTTTTACTTATCGGCTTCTAACTTTGATCAATCGGGTATTGTTCCTACTACTAGCTATAATAAAACAACTTTCCGTTTTAATGCGGAACAGAAATATGGAATTTTGACAGTGGGGGCTAATGTATCTTATTCTCAGGCAGATACTAAGAAGACCTTAACGTCAGCAGGTTTGTATGGTCAGGGCGGCAATGGAGCAATGACTGCTTTATATGGCTGGTCTCGTAGTGATGATATGAAACATTATCTGAATGACGACGGAACGAAATATCGTATATTTGACGGGCGTCAGGAATTGGCTGATGATGTAGAAAATCCGTATTGGATATTGAATCGCAATAAAATGACGGACGGAACTTCGCGTTTAACAGGTAGTGTTAATGCGGGGTTAAAATTAGCCGATTGGTGGGATATCTCTGCTCGTGTTGGTCTTGATAAATATACTACAAGCGCCTACTTACCGTGCTCCGGGTGGTGCCGTTGTTGA
- a CDS encoding SusD/RagB family nutrient-binding outer membrane lipoprotein, which yields MKNFKYTILSLLLVLSVSSCDDYLDVNTDPDNPKSENASVDIRLPWIQNYYTYAWGTASMRACTIAGLLTQTSTTSANGLLAAWNPAQSSCTTVYQNFYLGAGVNIEPLIAKAEESGAYHYIGAAYCIKAMGFMMLLDLHGELPMTDAFSGKTNPSYDDGKTMFNNCIDCLDKAIEYFKKDQSSTAYAKLSDGDLWNGGDVGKWLKLCYGLKARYLLKLSKKSDLYNADDILAALENAPQSNADNTTMKNYNVEGDETNFTVGDPYQTAALWDCVAYGATQRETKWYVDLLTNSFSGGSGVIDPRMTKLVPGMMRNIKLNADDKIEGYEWVHDAGVDMMYSDVRQNGGPVTALYVTGAEKTGFDATKGGFVISYKITDATAREAFVTNAGKIHKTEVNGETVSVIYSIGSAYCNVTNYNRAGDTIYVNMRANSLSTSGRSKIDMFYYPTADYDYIAGTGTFYARPNSDTDILTYSEMCFIKAEVYLRKGDQDKALTAYKDGIKANFDRMQQKLAEWKADGTSNPDEMPMDQGEISAYMSSPAVCQSATDLTMADIMRQKIISMGFNLEIWNDMRRFNYSAGNIGNFGTVYVDYKRPQEFSATNKIVGSSPTDLTYWFRRFSQSTHESNYNLTQLRASNKLAMTDPIWSCPVWWDCSTDDEYYGYINK from the coding sequence ATGAAGAATTTTAAATATACTATATTGAGTTTGTTGCTTGTGCTAAGTGTGTCTTCGTGTGATGATTACCTTGATGTGAATACTGATCCGGATAATCCCAAATCGGAGAATGCATCTGTCGATATTCGTCTTCCCTGGATTCAGAACTATTATACTTATGCATGGGGAACAGCAAGTATGCGTGCTTGCACTATTGCCGGTTTATTAACGCAAACTTCCACGACTAGTGCTAATGGATTGCTGGCAGCATGGAATCCGGCTCAGAGTAGTTGCACTACGGTTTATCAGAATTTTTACCTTGGAGCCGGGGTCAATATTGAACCGTTAATTGCTAAGGCAGAAGAGAGTGGTGCTTATCATTACATTGGTGCTGCTTATTGTATTAAGGCTATGGGCTTTATGATGCTACTGGATCTTCATGGGGAATTACCCATGACCGATGCTTTTTCTGGTAAGACAAATCCATCATACGATGATGGCAAAACGATGTTTAATAATTGCATTGATTGTTTAGATAAAGCGATAGAATACTTTAAAAAAGATCAGTCTTCAACCGCATATGCAAAATTATCGGATGGTGATCTTTGGAATGGTGGCGATGTTGGTAAATGGTTGAAGCTTTGCTATGGTTTGAAAGCTCGCTATTTATTAAAGTTGTCAAAGAAGTCCGATTTATATAATGCTGATGATATTTTGGCGGCATTGGAAAATGCACCTCAGTCGAATGCCGATAATACAACGATGAAGAACTATAATGTGGAAGGTGATGAAACGAACTTCACGGTAGGTGATCCCTATCAAACAGCTGCTTTGTGGGATTGTGTTGCATACGGTGCTACCCAACGTGAGACGAAATGGTATGTTGATTTGCTCACAAATAGTTTTTCCGGCGGTTCCGGCGTAATTGATCCTCGTATGACCAAATTGGTACCCGGTATGATGAGAAATATAAAGCTAAATGCTGACGATAAAATTGAGGGTTATGAATGGGTTCATGATGCAGGCGTTGATATGATGTATTCGGATGTTCGTCAAAATGGTGGTCCTGTAACAGCTTTATATGTAACCGGGGCGGAAAAAACTGGATTTGATGCAACAAAGGGTGGTTTTGTCATTAGCTATAAAATCACAGATGCTACTGCCAGAGAAGCATTTGTGACAAATGCCGGGAAAATACATAAAACAGAAGTAAACGGTGAAACGGTCTCCGTTATTTACTCGATAGGATCTGCTTATTGTAATGTTACAAACTACAATCGTGCCGGAGACACTATCTATGTGAATATGCGTGCCAATAGCTTGTCAACGAGCGGGCGTTCAAAAATAGATATGTTTTATTATCCGACTGCAGATTATGATTATATTGCCGGAACCGGTACATTCTATGCCCGTCCCAATTCAGATACGGATATTTTGACTTATTCTGAAATGTGCTTTATAAAGGCTGAGGTTTATTTGAGAAAAGGAGATCAGGATAAAGCTTTGACGGCTTATAAGGATGGTATTAAAGCTAATTTTGATAGAATGCAGCAAAAACTGGCTGAATGGAAAGCCGATGGTACTTCTAATCCGGACGAGATGCCTATGGATCAAGGGGAAATATCTGCTTATATGAGTAGTCCTGCTGTTTGTCAATCGGCTACTGATTTGACAATGGCCGATATTATGCGCCAGAAAATTATTTCTATGGGATTTAATTTGGAGATATGGAATGATATGCGTCGCTTTAATTATAGTGCAGGAAACATTGGCAACTTTGGAACTGTTTATGTTGACTATAAGCGCCCTCAGGAATTTTCAGCAACTAATAAGATTGTGGGCTCTTCGCCTACGGATTTGACTTATTGGTTCCGTCGTTTTAGTCAAAGTACGCATGAAAGCAACTATAATCTGACTCAGTTGAGAGCTTCTAATAAATTAGCAATGACTGACCCTATTTGGTCATGTCCGGTTTGGTGGGATTGTTCAACGGATGATGAATACTATGGCTATATTAATAAATAG
- a CDS encoding phage integrase SAM-like domain-containing protein — MNSITDFVSTLIKELVQSERHGTARSYFSSIRRLNGFVKRETLTFEELTPELLKKYELYLYAEGCKRNSVSLYMRMLRSICNQAVRRLQVNLISGLFDEVFTGTDSSEKRAASPSVIKRLSEAELADSSPLVFARDLFLLSFFLRGIPFVDLAHLRKSDVRMGVLRYRRSKTNRLLTVALEPCAQALFKKYASSTIDSPYLLPIIVHPGRDEYLQYQSALRLYNKRLSRLSAKLKLREPLTSYVARHSWATAAYREGIPVAVISESLGHASEKVTYNYLASFENRTLRNANRKVIALLDSKTIQEHLSSKTLLIKTRNNVFQ, encoded by the coding sequence ATGAATAGTATTACCGATTTTGTATCTACGCTGATTAAAGAATTAGTGCAGTCCGAACGCCATGGTACGGCACGATCGTACTTTAGTTCCATTCGTCGGCTGAATGGCTTTGTTAAACGAGAGACATTGACTTTTGAGGAACTTACCCCTGAATTGCTAAAAAAGTATGAACTGTATCTCTATGCAGAGGGTTGCAAGAGGAATTCCGTTTCGTTGTATATGAGAATGTTGCGCTCTATCTGTAATCAGGCTGTTCGGCGGCTACAGGTTAATTTAATCAGCGGACTTTTCGATGAAGTTTTTACGGGGACAGACTCCTCTGAAAAACGAGCGGCATCACCTAGTGTGATAAAACGTCTTAGTGAGGCTGAATTGGCTGACTCTTCTCCGCTTGTTTTTGCACGGGATCTTTTTCTACTTTCTTTTTTTTTGCGAGGCATTCCGTTTGTCGACCTTGCTCATTTACGCAAAAGTGATGTAAGAATGGGGGTGTTGAGATACCGACGTAGCAAGACTAATCGTCTACTTACAGTCGCTCTGGAGCCTTGTGCTCAAGCTCTTTTTAAGAAGTATGCATCTTCTACTATTGATTCTCCTTACCTTCTACCTATTATTGTTCATCCAGGGCGAGATGAATATCTACAATATCAAAGTGCCTTACGTCTTTACAATAAACGATTGTCTCGTCTTTCTGCAAAACTAAAGCTGAGAGAGCCTCTCACCTCTTATGTTGCACGTCATTCCTGGGCAACGGCAGCATACAGGGAAGGAATACCGGTGGCTGTTATAAGTGAATCTTTAGGGCATGCCTCGGAAAAAGTAACCTATAACTATCTTGCGTCATTTGAGAATCGTACGCTACGTAATGCCAATCGCAAAGTAATTGCATTGCTCGATTCTAAAACAATTCAGGAGCATTTATCATCGAAAACATTACTTATCAAAACGAGGAATAATGTTTTCCAATAA
- a CDS encoding histidinol-phosphatase has translation MNLTNYHSHCSFCDGRAPLDDFLKAAIAQGFTSYGVSSHAPLPFSTRWTMEWEQMGHYLKECNRLKKKYAKQIELYCGLEIDYLNEESNPSIARFRELPLDYRIGSVHLLYDDNKEVVDIDCPQDVFRKLVDEHFGGDVVRVIHLYYDRLFRMVELGGFDILGHADKMHYNANSYRPGLLDEPWYNSLMHDYFSEVARRGYMVEINTKAYHQLGTFYPNERYWGMLKEFGIRVLVNSDAHYPERINNGRAEALQVLRNIGYNTVMELHRGQWEETAICSSLPQNS, from the coding sequence ATGAATTTAACCAATTATCATAGTCATTGCTCTTTTTGTGACGGACGTGCACCGCTGGACGATTTTTTGAAAGCGGCTATTGCCCAGGGATTTACTTCTTATGGTGTATCTTCACATGCACCGTTACCGTTTTCTACTCGTTGGACGATGGAGTGGGAGCAAATGGGGCACTATTTGAAGGAATGTAACCGGCTGAAGAAGAAATACGCCAAACAGATAGAACTCTATTGTGGTTTGGAGATAGATTACCTGAATGAAGAAAGCAATCCTTCTATCGCTCGCTTTAGAGAATTACCGCTTGATTACCGCATCGGTTCCGTGCATTTGCTTTATGATGATAATAAAGAAGTCGTGGATATTGATTGCCCGCAGGATGTGTTTCGCAAACTGGTGGACGAACACTTTGGCGGAGACGTGGTACGAGTGATTCATTTGTACTATGACCGATTATTCCGTATGGTTGAGCTGGGTGGCTTCGATATTCTGGGGCATGCCGATAAGATGCATTATAATGCAAACAGCTATCGTCCCGGGTTGTTGGATGAACCGTGGTATAATTCACTGATGCATGATTATTTTAGTGAGGTAGCGCGGCGAGGTTATATGGTAGAGATTAATACCAAAGCTTATCATCAGCTAGGTACTTTTTATCCGAATGAGCGTTATTGGGGGATGCTAAAAGAGTTTGGTATACGAGTATTGGTAAATAGTGATGCTCACTATCCCGAACGCATTAACAACGGACGGGCCGAGGCACTGCAAGTTTTACGAAATATAGGCTATAACACTGTGATGGAGTTGCACCGTGGGCAATGGGAAGAAACAGCTATTTGTTCGTCTCTTCCACAAAACTCATAG